In one window of Brockia lithotrophica DNA:
- a CDS encoding metalloendopeptidase, translated as MGATPNREKRDGRGRRFRAVLGGILAGLFVLGLLPAGNPTARAASEADLKRKIQNLDTELREKEGEKSQAQKDLDQLREDRERLKQEISALDSQIAETNARVENLKAKIEENTKKKEEREAALKAATERLETHKEELQKRLYRLYVQGDMTYGEVLFGARDFADFVGRVEILTAAVEADKRLLVEYKRAKDEVERQKRALESLIASLETDRRALQEELSRLALRKEEHTAKLSTYEDTERQIAQKLEEIDAELARIAAERSRATAELERIIQERRAQEAQRAREAQPGIPEGIFAWPVPGYYAISSPYGWRIHPIFGTRQFHNGIDIPAPKRTPIVAADTGVVTYARWMSGFGNTVIVAHGNGVSTLYGHIDDGGILVSEGQVVSRRQQIALVGSTGYSTGPHLHFSVLVNGSYVSPCNYVRCP; from the coding sequence GTGGGAGCTACACCGAACCGGGAGAAGAGGGACGGGCGGGGGCGACGGTTTCGCGCCGTCCTGGGCGGGATCCTCGCCGGCCTCTTCGTCCTCGGACTTCTCCCCGCAGGGAATCCTACGGCGCGAGCGGCGAGCGAAGCGGACCTCAAGCGGAAAATTCAAAACCTCGACACCGAGCTGCGAGAGAAGGAAGGGGAGAAGTCCCAGGCGCAAAAGGACCTCGATCAGCTCAGGGAGGATAGGGAGCGGCTGAAGCAGGAAATTTCCGCCCTCGACTCCCAGATCGCGGAGACGAACGCGCGGGTGGAAAACCTCAAGGCGAAGATCGAAGAAAACACGAAGAAGAAAGAAGAACGGGAAGCCGCCCTCAAGGCGGCCACGGAGCGCCTCGAGACGCACAAGGAAGAGCTGCAAAAGCGCCTCTATCGCCTCTACGTCCAGGGTGACATGACCTACGGGGAGGTCCTCTTCGGCGCCAGGGATTTCGCCGACTTTGTAGGCCGCGTGGAAATCCTCACGGCGGCGGTGGAAGCGGACAAACGCCTTCTCGTGGAGTACAAACGCGCCAAGGACGAGGTCGAGCGGCAGAAACGGGCGCTCGAGAGCTTGATTGCGAGCTTGGAAACCGACCGCCGGGCCCTTCAGGAGGAGCTCTCGCGCCTCGCTCTCCGCAAAGAAGAGCACACGGCAAAGCTCAGCACGTACGAGGATACGGAAAGGCAAATTGCCCAGAAACTCGAAGAAATTGACGCAGAGCTTGCGCGGATCGCCGCCGAGCGCAGCCGCGCGACTGCCGAGCTCGAGCGAATTATTCAGGAAAGGCGCGCTCAGGAAGCACAGCGTGCTCGAGAGGCGCAGCCCGGGATTCCCGAGGGCATCTTCGCGTGGCCGGTTCCCGGGTACTACGCGATTTCCTCTCCCTACGGTTGGCGAATTCACCCGATCTTCGGTACGCGCCAGTTCCACAACGGGATCGACATTCCCGCGCCCAAGCGCACGCCGATCGTGGCGGCGGACACCGGGGTGGTGACCTATGCCCGCTGGATGAGCGGCTTCGGGAACACGGTGATCGTCGCCCACGGCAACGGTGTGAGCACCTTGTACGGGCACATCGACGACGGAGGGATCCTCGTCTCCGAAGGACAGGTCGTAAGCCGCAGGCAGCAAATCGCCCTCGTCGGTAGCACGGGTTACTCCACGGGTCCACACCTCCATTTCTCCGTGCTCGTAAACGGTAGCTACGTGTCTCCTTGCAACTACGTGCGGTGTCCGTGA
- a CDS encoding Cell division protein FtsX: MFRHLRETGKNLWRHRFHTLATLSTVAVTLFLVGAVYLLVQNVDNLSREVEGEVVIRVFAPVGAKAEEIDRLEAALKALPGVASVAYISPQEGLERLSERYGPELKDIFAQDIRAEETLPPSFVVRASEPRDVPELAAAIEGLPGVDAVRYGAEWVDKLFLWTSILRSTAFVLLALLAFTAVYLIMNTVRLTIYMRREEVELMRLVGATGLYIRLPFFFEGLLLGTVGALIPFFLLAEGYRALVRYVQENFAFIPLLTPEAVQGTLLVLLLGVGVGIGAGGSLLSIRRYLHV; the protein is encoded by the coding sequence TTGTTCCGGCACCTCCGCGAAACGGGAAAAAACCTTTGGCGCCATCGCTTTCACACCCTTGCCACCTTGAGCACGGTGGCCGTCACCCTTTTTCTCGTAGGCGCGGTCTACCTCCTCGTGCAAAACGTCGACAACTTGAGCCGCGAGGTGGAGGGAGAGGTCGTCATCCGCGTGTTCGCTCCCGTAGGGGCGAAAGCGGAGGAAATCGACCGGCTCGAAGCCGCCCTCAAGGCGCTCCCCGGTGTCGCCTCCGTCGCGTACATTTCGCCGCAGGAAGGGCTCGAGCGCCTCTCCGAGAGGTACGGTCCGGAGCTCAAGGACATCTTCGCCCAGGACATCCGGGCAGAGGAGACCCTTCCGCCGAGCTTCGTCGTTCGGGCCTCCGAGCCGCGCGACGTTCCCGAACTCGCCGCGGCAATCGAAGGGCTTCCCGGTGTGGATGCCGTTCGCTACGGCGCGGAGTGGGTGGACAAGCTCTTTCTGTGGACGAGCATCCTCCGGTCGACGGCCTTCGTGCTCTTGGCCCTGCTCGCCTTTACGGCCGTCTACCTGATCATGAACACGGTGCGCCTCACGATCTACATGCGCCGCGAAGAAGTCGAACTCATGCGCCTCGTGGGCGCTACGGGGCTCTACATACGCCTACCCTTCTTTTTCGAGGGGCTCCTCTTGGGTACCGTGGGGGCGCTCATCCCCTTTTTCTTGCTCGCGGAAGGGTACCGCGCGCTCGTGCGCTATGTGCAGGAAAACTTCGCCTTCATCCCCCTCCTCACGCCGGAGGCCGTACAGGGCACCCTTCTCGTCCTCCTCCTCGGCGTAGGCGTCGGCATCGGGGCGGGAGGAAGCCTCCTTTCGATCCGGCGCTACCTGCACGTCTGA
- a CDS encoding Cell division transporter, ATP-binding protein FtsE, protein MIELKSVWKSYGKIHALRNISLTVEPGEFVYLIGPSGAGKTTLLKLLYGEETPTEGEMRVAGFTIGRKRPRHLPFLRRKVGVVFQDFRLLDHLTVEENVAFALEVLEYPPDEVRRRVRDVLHLVGIPHLVRRFPAQLSGGEKQRVAIARAIAPKPEILLADEPTGNLDPDNARRILQILDEINLTGTTVLMATHNRELVERFRRRTLLLMEGRILRDSAAGVIPHEA, encoded by the coding sequence TTGATCGAGCTGAAGTCCGTCTGGAAGTCGTACGGGAAGATCCACGCCCTCCGCAACATTTCGCTCACCGTGGAACCCGGGGAGTTCGTCTATTTGATCGGACCCAGCGGTGCGGGCAAGACGACCCTTCTCAAGCTCCTCTACGGGGAGGAGACGCCGACGGAAGGGGAAATGCGCGTCGCGGGGTTCACGATCGGACGCAAGCGCCCGCGCCACCTGCCTTTCCTTCGTCGGAAAGTCGGCGTCGTGTTTCAAGACTTTCGCCTTCTCGATCACCTCACCGTGGAAGAAAACGTCGCTTTTGCCTTAGAAGTTCTGGAGTACCCTCCCGATGAGGTGCGCCGCCGCGTACGCGACGTCCTCCACCTCGTGGGGATTCCTCACCTCGTCCGCCGCTTTCCCGCCCAACTGTCGGGCGGGGAAAAGCAGCGCGTGGCGATCGCCCGGGCCATCGCCCCCAAACCGGAAATCCTTCTGGCGGATGAGCCCACGGGGAACCTCGACCCGGACAACGCGCGGCGAATCCTCCAGATCCTGGACGAGATCAACCTCACGGGCACGACCGTCCTCATGGCGACGCACAATCGAGAGCTCGTCGAGCGTTTTCGGCGGCGGACCCTCCTCCTCATGGAAGGGCGGATCCTCCGAGATTCGGCGGCGGGGGTGATCCCGCATGAAGCCTAG
- a CDS encoding ABC transporter substrate-binding protein — protein MRGSRLSAPRAFVLLALFGWTLAFVAGCTQEKPSAEVPKRVGLTQFVAHPALDALRQGIVEGLAREGFAEGKNLVLDVTNAQGSTDTAASIGQKYASGYDLVIAIATPSAQAAAKAIGKTPLVFAAVTDPVAAGLVASLEHPGGTITGTSDVHPSRKSLELIRAFLPDARSVGVVYSSGEVNAVKQLEVLRSAAPEFGLEVRAKGVAQEAEIQAAAQALANQGVDAFLVLVDNGVVAAIDSLAKVAEERRIPLFASDVDSVARGAVAAYGIDYHAMGVQTGELAARVLRGTSPGEIPVEVVRDVELVVNDSSLATYGLTLPPALSEAAKHVRR, from the coding sequence ATGCGCGGATCTCGCCTGAGCGCGCCTCGCGCCTTTGTCCTTTTGGCGCTGTTTGGTTGGACGCTCGCCTTCGTGGCGGGGTGCACACAGGAAAAGCCCTCTGCCGAGGTCCCCAAAAGGGTGGGTCTTACGCAGTTCGTCGCCCACCCGGCCCTCGACGCCCTACGTCAAGGGATCGTGGAGGGACTTGCCCGGGAGGGATTTGCGGAAGGAAAGAACCTCGTCCTCGACGTGACGAACGCCCAGGGAAGCACGGATACGGCGGCTTCCATCGGACAGAAGTACGCTTCCGGGTACGACCTCGTGATCGCCATCGCCACGCCGTCTGCCCAGGCTGCGGCCAAGGCGATCGGCAAGACGCCGCTCGTCTTTGCGGCGGTTACGGATCCCGTGGCGGCAGGGCTCGTCGCCTCCCTCGAGCACCCGGGCGGGACGATCACGGGAACGAGCGACGTCCACCCCTCCCGAAAATCCCTGGAGCTCATCCGCGCCTTTCTCCCGGACGCCCGTTCCGTCGGCGTGGTCTACTCTTCGGGAGAGGTCAACGCGGTGAAGCAGCTCGAGGTACTTCGGTCTGCGGCGCCGGAATTCGGCCTCGAGGTTCGCGCCAAGGGCGTGGCCCAGGAAGCCGAAATCCAGGCTGCCGCCCAAGCCCTCGCCAACCAAGGGGTCGACGCCTTCCTCGTCCTCGTAGACAACGGCGTCGTCGCCGCCATCGATTCCCTCGCCAAAGTCGCCGAGGAACGCCGGATCCCGCTCTTTGCTTCGGACGTAGATTCCGTAGCCCGAGGGGCCGTCGCCGCCTACGGCATCGATTACCACGCGATGGGCGTACAGACCGGCGAGCTCGCCGCCCGCGTTCTTCGAGGGACGTCCCCCGGAGAAATCCCCGTCGAGGTCGTGCGCGACGTCGAGCTCGTCGTGAACGATTCCTCCCTCGCAACCTACGGGCTCACGCTTCCTCCGGCGCTTTCGGAGGCGGCCAAGCACGTCAGACGTTGA
- a CDS encoding Transketolase, with protein sequence MLSEPERLGLNALRVLAIDMIEAARSGHPGMPMGAAPMAYVLFTRVMRYDPRAPKWWNRDRFVLSGGHASALLYAALHMAGFDMPMEELKRFRQFGSRTPGHPEYGLTPGVEATTGPLGQGFATAVGIALAEAHLAARYNRPGFPVVDHYTYVLASDGDLMEGISYEAASLAGHLGLGKLIVLYDSNDVSLDGPLARAFSEDVRGRFVAQGWQYLRVEDGEDVAAIEAAIREAQAETRRPSIIEVKTVIGRGAPNLQGTHKVHGAPLGPEEAARAKEFYGWTWPPFEVPEAAYVPYREAAARGAEARRAWEELLERYRAEHPALYEAFVEQMEGRLPSGWEEALPRFASGEGLATRQASGAVLNALAARIPAIVGGSADLSSSNNTYLKDRGDVTRENAAGRNIWFGVREHAMGAALNGLALHGGIRPFGGTFLVFSDYLRPAIRVAALSHLPVLYVFTHDSIAVGEDGPTHQPIEHLASLRAMPNLVVIRPADANEVRAAYGVWLARREGPTALVLTRQKLPVLAETEAKAWEGVPRGAYILYENAPGELPELLWLATGSEVALALEAAKILASRGRRVRVVSMPSRELFLAQDEAYREAVLPQSVTRRIAVEMAATLGWGDFVGPEGRVIGVDRFGASAPGEVVVREYGFTVERLVAEAEWLLGA encoded by the coding sequence GTGTTGTCGGAACCCGAGCGGCTTGGGCTGAACGCCCTCCGGGTACTCGCCATCGACATGATCGAAGCGGCGCGCTCCGGACATCCCGGGATGCCCATGGGCGCCGCCCCTATGGCGTACGTGCTCTTTACGCGCGTGATGCGCTACGATCCGCGGGCGCCGAAGTGGTGGAACCGCGACCGCTTCGTCCTCTCGGGAGGACATGCGTCGGCGCTTCTCTACGCCGCCCTTCATATGGCCGGCTTCGACATGCCCATGGAGGAGCTCAAGCGCTTCCGCCAGTTTGGGAGCCGCACGCCGGGGCACCCCGAGTACGGGCTTACTCCCGGCGTGGAGGCGACGACGGGTCCCCTCGGTCAAGGTTTCGCTACGGCCGTAGGAATTGCCCTCGCGGAGGCGCACCTCGCCGCACGCTACAACCGGCCGGGCTTCCCCGTTGTGGACCACTACACGTACGTGCTCGCCTCCGACGGCGACCTCATGGAGGGAATCAGCTACGAGGCCGCCTCCCTCGCCGGCCACCTCGGCCTCGGAAAGCTCATCGTCCTCTACGATTCCAACGACGTTTCCCTGGACGGCCCCCTCGCCCGCGCCTTCAGCGAGGACGTTCGCGGTCGTTTCGTCGCCCAGGGGTGGCAATACCTGCGTGTGGAGGACGGGGAGGACGTCGCCGCCATCGAAGCTGCCATCCGGGAAGCTCAGGCGGAAACGCGGCGGCCCTCGATCATCGAGGTGAAGACGGTGATCGGCCGCGGTGCCCCCAATCTTCAGGGGACGCACAAGGTGCACGGCGCCCCCCTCGGTCCTGAGGAGGCCGCGCGGGCCAAAGAGTTCTACGGCTGGACGTGGCCCCCCTTCGAGGTTCCCGAGGCGGCGTACGTGCCGTACCGGGAGGCCGCCGCCCGCGGGGCGGAAGCCCGCCGCGCCTGGGAAGAACTCCTGGAGCGCTACCGGGCCGAACACCCCGCCCTCTACGAGGCTTTCGTCGAACAGATGGAGGGACGTCTACCTTCAGGGTGGGAAGAAGCCCTTCCCCGCTTTGCGTCCGGCGAGGGTCTCGCCACCCGCCAGGCTTCCGGTGCCGTGCTCAACGCCTTGGCGGCGCGCATCCCGGCAATCGTCGGCGGCTCGGCCGACCTCTCCTCTTCCAACAACACGTACCTCAAGGACCGAGGCGACGTCACGCGGGAAAACGCCGCCGGACGGAACATCTGGTTCGGCGTACGCGAACACGCCATGGGCGCCGCGTTGAACGGACTTGCGCTCCACGGCGGCATCCGCCCCTTCGGGGGAACGTTCCTCGTGTTCTCCGACTACCTGCGGCCGGCGATCCGCGTCGCCGCACTTTCCCACCTTCCCGTGCTCTACGTGTTCACCCACGATTCGATTGCCGTGGGGGAGGACGGTCCGACGCACCAGCCCATCGAACACCTCGCTTCGCTCCGGGCCATGCCGAACCTCGTCGTCATCCGACCGGCCGACGCGAACGAGGTGCGGGCGGCGTACGGCGTCTGGCTCGCGCGACGCGAAGGTCCGACGGCGCTCGTCCTCACCCGCCAAAAGCTCCCCGTCCTCGCAGAGACGGAAGCGAAGGCGTGGGAGGGCGTACCGCGCGGCGCGTACATCCTCTACGAAAATGCCCCGGGCGAGCTCCCCGAGCTTCTCTGGTTGGCCACGGGTTCGGAGGTCGCGCTCGCCCTCGAGGCGGCCAAGATCCTCGCTTCGCGCGGGCGGCGCGTTCGCGTCGTGAGCATGCCGAGCCGCGAACTTTTCCTCGCCCAAGACGAAGCCTACCGCGAAGCCGTGCTTCCTCAATCGGTCACCAGGCGCATCGCCGTAGAGATGGCCGCAACCCTCGGCTGGGGGGACTTCGTCGGCCCTGAGGGGCGGGTGATCGGCGTCGACCGGTTCGGCGCCTCGGCACCCGGAGAGGTCGTCGTTCGGGAATACGGCTTCACCGTGGAACGCCTCGTCGCCGAGGCGGAGTGGCTCCTCGGTGCCTGA
- a CDS encoding Peptide chain release factor 2, with the protein MLAKLEAEATRPDLWDDPVRAQRLLSELGDLRETLDTVDELGRKLEDAETLLELLREEEDPELAAEFERTARSLEEELERFELRLLLSGPYDARNAIVEIHPGAGGTEAQDWAEMLYRMYTRWAEDHGYGVEVLDLLPGDEAGIKSVTFLVKGRYAYGRLRSERGVHRLVRISPFDASGRRHTSFASVNVLPEIEEGVEVDIRPEDLRIETFRASGAGGQYVNMTDSAVRITHIPTGIVVSVQTERSQIQNRERAMKILRARLYELELQKREEELRRLQGEQKEIAWGSQIRSYVFQPYRLVKDHRTGVESTDVEAVMDGAIDAFIDAYLRQEALGGQAARASGGTPEGEEA; encoded by the coding sequence ATGCTCGCCAAACTGGAGGCCGAGGCGACGCGCCCCGACCTCTGGGATGATCCCGTGCGGGCACAGCGCCTTCTCTCCGAACTGGGGGATCTCCGGGAGACCTTGGACACGGTGGACGAATTGGGGCGGAAGTTGGAGGACGCGGAGACCCTCCTCGAACTCCTCCGGGAAGAGGAGGACCCGGAGCTCGCCGCGGAGTTCGAACGGACCGCTCGCTCCCTCGAAGAGGAGCTCGAGCGTTTCGAACTTCGGCTCCTCCTCTCCGGGCCGTACGACGCGCGCAACGCCATCGTGGAAATTCACCCCGGAGCCGGCGGCACGGAGGCGCAGGATTGGGCGGAGATGCTCTACCGGATGTACACCCGCTGGGCCGAGGATCACGGCTACGGTGTGGAGGTCCTCGACCTCCTCCCGGGAGACGAGGCGGGAATCAAGAGCGTCACGTTCCTCGTAAAGGGAAGATACGCCTACGGCCGCCTTCGCTCCGAGCGCGGCGTGCACCGCCTCGTGCGCATCTCTCCGTTCGACGCTTCCGGGCGGCGGCACACGTCGTTCGCCTCCGTAAACGTCCTGCCCGAGATCGAAGAGGGCGTAGAGGTGGACATCCGTCCCGAGGACCTGCGCATCGAGACGTTTCGCGCGAGCGGGGCGGGCGGGCAGTACGTGAACATGACGGACTCTGCCGTGCGGATTACGCACATCCCCACGGGGATCGTCGTGAGCGTGCAGACGGAGCGCTCGCAGATTCAAAACCGCGAGCGGGCGATGAAGATCCTGCGCGCGCGCCTGTACGAGCTCGAGCTTCAAAAGCGAGAGGAAGAGCTCCGACGCCTCCAGGGAGAACAGAAAGAGATCGCCTGGGGGAGTCAGATCCGCTCCTACGTCTTCCAGCCGTACCGCCTTGTGAAGGACCACCGGACGGGCGTCGAGTCCACGGACGTGGAGGCCGTTATGGACGGCGCGATCGACGCCTTCATCGACGCCTACCTCCGCCAGGAAGCGTTGGGAGGCCAAGCGGCCCGTGCATCGGGCGGGACTCCCGAGGGCGAGGAGGCGTGA
- a CDS encoding Protein export cytoplasm protein SecA ATPase RNA helicase, producing the protein MIGILRKILPDPNERELRRYRRKVEAINALEPEMERLSDAELRAKTDEFRERLARGATLDDLLIEAFAVVREAAKRTIGLRHFDVQLIGGMVLHEGRIAEMKTGEGKTLVATLAAYLNALPGKGVHVVTVNDYLARRDRTDMGPVYEFLGLSVGLIHPNQSFEEKRAAYAADITYGTNSEFGFDYLRDNMAVYKEHIVQRPLHYAIVDEVDSILIDEARTPLIISGGPKRPSEMYARVDRFVRTLVPEEDFKVDVKAHAVTLTESGAEKAERAFRIDNLFNPEHMELHHMILQALKAHHLMRRDVDYVVQDGEVLIVDEFTGRIMYGRRYSDGLHQAIEAKEGLRVREETMTLATITIQNYFRLYQKLAGMTGTAKTEEEEFQTIYGMDVVVIPTHKPMIRQDLPDVVYKTREAKFRAVVEEIERRHRTGQPVLVGTTSIETSEHLSRLLKRRGIPHNVLNAKHHAREAEIVAQAGQKGAVTIATNMAGRGTDIKLGPGVAELGGLAIIGTERHESRRIDNQLRGRSGRQGDPGVSQFFLSLEDELLQKFGGEQIKQLMERLGLPDDEPIESGLVTRAIEQAQRKVEAMNFDRRRWVLQYDNVINEQRELIYRERREILFRDDLGDIVGKMIERHIRRLVEEHLSDVDPYAWDQAGETQGKDPVTSSLDALLGALRAGVFDDEVSLEDLRRTWEAGGREGVTDFLLARARERYEARRQALAPEFFREFEKVVLLKTIDAKWMDHIDAMDQLRQGIHLRAYGQRDPLREYQMEGYEMFQAMVRSVDAEVTAYVLKAQVGIAPPVRVSVAEGKPVREGEDPRATGGRRKGKGAWKPGKGKGALHEAPSGDAEGFSLEYKSQRPKAQP; encoded by the coding sequence ATGATCGGAATACTCAGGAAAATTTTGCCAGATCCAAACGAGCGCGAGCTTCGACGCTACCGCCGGAAGGTCGAAGCGATAAACGCCTTAGAGCCGGAGATGGAGCGCCTTTCCGACGCCGAACTCCGGGCCAAGACGGACGAGTTTCGCGAGCGCCTGGCGCGGGGTGCGACGCTCGACGACCTCCTCATCGAGGCCTTTGCCGTCGTTCGGGAGGCGGCGAAGCGGACGATCGGTCTCCGCCACTTCGACGTCCAGCTCATCGGCGGGATGGTCTTGCACGAAGGACGCATCGCGGAGATGAAGACCGGAGAAGGGAAAACGCTCGTCGCCACCTTGGCGGCGTATCTCAACGCCTTGCCCGGGAAGGGCGTGCACGTCGTCACGGTGAACGACTACCTCGCCCGCCGCGACCGAACGGACATGGGCCCGGTTTACGAGTTTCTCGGCCTTAGCGTCGGGCTCATCCATCCCAACCAGAGCTTCGAGGAGAAGAGGGCCGCCTATGCGGCGGACATCACGTACGGGACGAACAGCGAGTTCGGTTTTGACTACCTGCGGGACAACATGGCGGTGTACAAAGAGCACATCGTGCAACGGCCGCTCCACTACGCCATCGTCGACGAGGTAGACTCGATCCTCATCGACGAGGCTCGGACGCCGCTCATCATCTCGGGGGGGCCTAAGCGTCCGAGCGAGATGTACGCGCGCGTCGACCGCTTCGTCCGGACGCTCGTTCCCGAGGAGGACTTCAAGGTGGACGTCAAGGCGCACGCCGTGACGCTCACGGAATCCGGCGCGGAAAAGGCGGAGCGTGCCTTCCGCATCGACAACCTCTTCAATCCCGAGCACATGGAACTCCACCACATGATCTTGCAGGCACTCAAGGCGCACCACCTCATGCGCCGCGACGTAGACTACGTCGTGCAGGACGGCGAAGTGCTCATCGTGGACGAGTTCACGGGGCGGATCATGTACGGCCGGCGATACTCGGACGGCCTCCACCAGGCGATCGAGGCCAAAGAGGGGCTTCGCGTGCGCGAGGAGACGATGACCCTCGCGACGATCACGATCCAGAACTACTTCCGCCTCTACCAAAAGCTCGCGGGGATGACGGGTACGGCCAAGACGGAAGAAGAGGAATTCCAAACGATCTACGGCATGGACGTCGTCGTAATTCCCACGCACAAGCCGATGATCCGGCAGGACCTGCCGGACGTCGTGTACAAGACGCGCGAGGCGAAGTTTCGCGCCGTTGTCGAGGAAATCGAACGGCGCCATCGTACGGGGCAGCCGGTCCTCGTGGGGACGACGTCGATTGAGACGTCCGAGCACCTCTCCCGCCTCCTCAAGCGAAGGGGGATTCCCCACAACGTCCTGAACGCCAAGCACCACGCGCGCGAAGCGGAAATCGTCGCCCAAGCCGGGCAAAAGGGCGCCGTAACGATTGCCACGAACATGGCAGGCCGGGGCACGGACATCAAGCTGGGGCCGGGGGTCGCCGAGCTCGGCGGTCTCGCGATCATCGGCACGGAGCGGCACGAATCCCGGCGCATCGACAATCAGCTCCGCGGCCGGAGCGGGCGACAGGGAGACCCCGGCGTTTCCCAATTTTTCCTGTCCCTGGAGGACGAACTCCTCCAGAAGTTCGGCGGCGAGCAAATCAAGCAACTCATGGAACGTTTGGGGCTCCCCGACGACGAGCCGATCGAGAGCGGGCTCGTCACGCGGGCCATCGAGCAGGCGCAGCGCAAGGTGGAGGCTATGAACTTCGATCGCCGCCGCTGGGTGCTTCAGTACGACAACGTGATCAACGAGCAGCGGGAGCTCATCTACCGGGAACGCCGCGAAATCCTCTTCCGGGACGACCTCGGCGACATCGTCGGGAAGATGATCGAGCGGCACATCCGCCGTCTCGTGGAGGAGCACCTTTCCGACGTCGATCCTTACGCCTGGGACCAAGCCGGGGAAACGCAAGGGAAAGACCCGGTGACCTCCTCCCTCGATGCCCTCCTCGGGGCGCTCCGGGCGGGCGTCTTCGACGACGAGGTGTCCCTCGAGGACCTGCGCCGTACCTGGGAAGCGGGAGGACGCGAAGGCGTGACGGACTTTCTCCTGGCGCGGGCGCGGGAACGCTACGAAGCCCGAAGGCAGGCGCTTGCGCCGGAGTTCTTCCGCGAGTTCGAAAAGGTCGTCCTCCTCAAGACGATCGACGCCAAGTGGATGGACCACATCGACGCCATGGACCAGTTGCGACAAGGGATTCACCTTCGCGCCTACGGCCAGCGGGATCCCTTGCGCGAGTACCAGATGGAAGGGTACGAAATGTTTCAGGCGATGGTTCGGAGCGTGGACGCAGAGGTTACGGCGTACGTCCTCAAAGCGCAGGTGGGGATCGCGCCGCCCGTGCGCGTCTCCGTCGCGGAGGGGAAACCGGTTCGGGAGGGGGAAGATCCCCGGGCGACGGGAGGTCGTCGCAAGGGGAAGGGCGCCTGGAAACCCGGGAAGGGAAAGGGCGCGCTTCATGAAGCCCCTTCGGGCGATGCGGAGGGCTTTTCCCTCGAGTACAAATCGCAACGGCCGAAGGCCCAGCCGTAG
- a CDS encoding Ribosomal subunit interface protein, with amino-acid sequence MRTVVRGENVEVTPAIRDYAEKRLKKIEKYFRNIDEVTAYVNLKVYRDGQRAEVTIPLNSLILRAEDKTHDVYAALDNVVDKLVRQIHKYKTRINRKAREQGAVFVEAVSEAGTEGEEKEEEVAIARRKQVPLKPMTAEEAILQMNLLGHDFYVYRDAVTEEVHVVYRRKDGTYGLIEPTAATE; translated from the coding sequence ATGCGCACGGTCGTGCGGGGAGAAAACGTGGAAGTCACCCCGGCCATTCGGGACTATGCGGAAAAGCGGCTTAAGAAGATCGAAAAGTACTTTCGCAATATCGACGAGGTTACGGCCTACGTAAACCTCAAGGTGTACCGCGACGGGCAGCGCGCCGAGGTGACGATCCCCCTGAACTCCCTGATCCTCCGCGCGGAGGACAAGACCCACGACGTATACGCCGCGTTGGACAACGTCGTCGACAAACTCGTGCGGCAGATCCACAAGTACAAGACGCGCATCAACCGCAAGGCGCGGGAGCAAGGCGCGGTCTTCGTAGAGGCCGTTTCGGAAGCGGGAACGGAAGGGGAGGAAAAGGAGGAGGAGGTGGCCATCGCCCGCCGCAAGCAGGTCCCCCTGAAGCCCATGACGGCGGAGGAGGCCATCCTCCAAATGAACCTCCTCGGGCACGACTTCTACGTGTACCGCGATGCGGTGACGGAGGAGGTGCACGTCGTCTACCGGCGGAAGGACGGTACGTACGGCCTCATCGAGCCCACCGCCGCCACCGAGTAG
- a CDS encoding Cold shock protein CspA: MYVYQGRVKWFNAAKGYGFIEREDGEDVFVHYTAINGEGYRTLEEGQLVTFDIVQGARGPQAANVTKVSR, translated from the coding sequence TTGTACGTGTACCAAGGACGGGTGAAGTGGTTTAACGCCGCGAAGGGGTACGGGTTCATCGAGCGCGAAGACGGAGAGGACGTCTTCGTCCACTACACGGCCATCAACGGGGAAGGGTACCGCACGCTCGAGGAAGGTCAGCTCGTGACCTTCGACATCGTGCAAGGCGCCCGCGGCCCGCAGGCGGCGAATGTGACGAAGGTTTCGCGGTAA